The window ATGTCGGGGATAAGTTCTTCCCTTCCAAAAGTAAAGGCTGCGGCTATTTTATGTGGCTTGCCCTCTTCGATCACTTCGAATGTAAACGTTAAGAATTCTTTGATGCTTTCGGGAAGAGACACAGCTCTGATGGCATTAAAAATGGCTGTGTTTCCGGACAACTCATATAGAAGGTTGTTTATTTCGCGGATGGAGGCTCCGCAAGACTTCATTGCATCTAAATACATCTCAAAATGGCTTTGCCTGATGCCTTTTGCATTTATGTCGGTTTCTTCGGCAAGTACAATTTCATTGATCAAGTACCTGGTTTGAGGACTGCCTACGGGTAACCACGGACTTGTAGTGCATGTCAGGGTATTCTGGAGGGCTTTTAGCAGGCTCATAAAATCCCATACGGCAAAAACATGGTGTTGCAGAAAAACCTTTAAATCATCGGGGGTTTTAATATCTTTGTACAGTGGGTGATTTAGTAATAAATCGCGTTCTTCTTTAATTGTCTCGAAAACCTTGTTGATCATACCTAAAAATTTGCACAAAAATAGTAG of the Zhouia spongiae genome contains:
- a CDS encoding DUF3050 domain-containing protein translates to MINKVFETIKEERDLLLNHPLYKDIKTPDDLKVFLQHHVFAVWDFMSLLKALQNTLTCTTSPWLPVGSPQTRYLINEIVLAEETDINAKGIRQSHFEMYLDAMKSCGASIREINNLLYELSGNTAIFNAIRAVSLPESIKEFLTFTFEVIEEGKPHKIAAAFTFGREELIPDMFTSILKNMERNFPETDLSELIYYFERHIELDGDEHGPMAMKMVEELCDTEEKYLECISTAKQALQKRIILWNGISEEIRNETIAS